The sequence AGTATTTCGTTTCGGATCTTATGTGCGGCATTAATGATAGATGAACCATCTCGATTTTGAATGAGGTATAGTATTTGATCAGAAAAGGATCTTTTTGATAACGGGGATAGCTCCAAATTCTCAAACAATAACTGGACAGCCTGTTTTACAGTTAACTTCGCTTCCGTACGAAGAAGCTTTTCAACTTGACTAACTATCTGTTTTTCATAGACACTCAATTCAGGGGTATTGTTCGATGTTTCTTCCTCATTTTGTTCCTTCTTATCTGACAAAATGATTTTTATTTTATTGGCTTTTTTAAAATAATCATCAATATAGCCACTTTTTAATTTGCTTTTTAGATTATAAACTTCTTTTTTACTGAAGTCTGGATTTGATAATAATAGAACAAATTCTGTCTCAAGGCTTCTCATCATTATACTCCTAAATGTCTTGAATATTCATCTGCAATTGCGACTAATTTATCTCTGATATATTGAGAGTAGGGGACACCTTGATCAACTGCAAATCCAGTATAATCCTGCTTTGCACTTAGAACCTTGCTATGTGGTAACTCATTAACTAAAACTAATTTTCCGCAATACCGCAAAACTCACCCCGAAGAGGGTTGAATAAAGGAAGTTCTCATGGCAATAAATGTTTTGCCAAAAACAAAGACTCCCAAAGGAGAACATGCCATGAGAACACGCCGTGTATTATACCCCGAAACATCGGAAATGTACATTTGCGAATTAGATCAATGTCCGTTATGTGGTGAACAACTGGAGTTGAGTCGTTATTCAAGTGGACATAAAATTGTACAGAATCTGTCATCGACGGTGGAAGTCGGTTATTGGCCCAAGCAGTGCGACAACCCGAGCTGCATCAATTACAAGCGAAAGTGGCGGTCCGCCGAATGGCAGCAAATTGCTCCGATGCATTGCACCTATGGTTTTGACGTCATTACAACGATCGGATGGCAACGACAGACCAGCAGATTGACTTTTGAAGATATTCATTCGGATTTAGCCGGCAGAATCATCATCAGTGAATCTCAGGTCCGCCATCTGTATCAGGAGCGTTACCTGCCGTTATTGGCTTCTCAAGAACGAACCCGGTGGGATGAATTAGAGCAAGTTTCACAAGAATTCGGTCTGATCCTGAGTCTGGACGGCCTGGCTCCCGAGGGAGGCGAGCCGCAATTGTGGGTTGTGCGTGAGCTTCAAACAGGAGTGACGCTTCGCAGTGGTTGGCTCAGTGAACAGGGACAGCATGCCTTTGAAAATTTCCTGCGGCCGATCGCCGAAACCGACTTAACAGTCAGGGCAGTTCTCAGCGATAAACAGCGGGGCCTGCTGCCGGCGGTTAATGAAATTTTTCCTGAAGCCCGACACGCTTTATGCCAGTTGCATTATCTGAAAAATGTTGCTGAACCGGCAGCATCCGCTGATGAGACAATGAAAGTTAAACTCAGGAAAACGGTCCGACAAAATGCCGGGGACATCATCCGCCCGGAGCATGTGGAGCAACCAGGGGTATTGACGGTAACGGGTTTGTTGCCGTCAGCTGTCATTGAAAATCCTGCCGCCGAGGGGAAAACGGAACAACATTCAGTTGATCAGGTGGAACAGGAACGGCACTCCATTGTGGATGCACTGATACGCCGGGTGCGTTATCTGTTGACGTTAAAGGGGCGTCCACCATTCCGCATGGCAGGCATTGAAATGTATCAAGGTTTTAGGGAACTCTGTGATTGCCTGGAGGTATTCATCGCTCATATTCCCGATGAACGGCTGATTCGGTTACAGCACGGTCTGAGTGAAGCCCTCAAATGCTTTACGGATGACTATGATCAATTGAGTGAAGTTGCCGACTGGCTGATTCATATCTCGACATTGCTCGACCCAGAGGAAAACCCGTATCGAACGGGAGACGAAGTAAAAAACGAGCTGGTTGAGTACCTGGATCAGTTACTTGAGCAAAACGAGGATAATCCGACACTGTTCATCTTCGCAAGCAAGATCTGTAAAACTACTGGTAACTACGCCTCCGGCTTGTTTCATACTTACGATGTACCCGCTTTGCCGAGAACGAACAATGATCGGGAAAGTGAATTCCGCGGACTCAATCAGCGCCTGCTGCGAACAACAGGGCAAAAAGGAGCTACAAAGCGTATGATCCAGCGTTCCGGAGCGTGGGAATTGATTCCGCGCCCGGGAAGTCTTGAGGAAACGATCAGCGCATTCTCATCTGTTGATATGGATGTATTCCGTGAAGAACGGCAAAGACTTCGCAATCACCGTAGTCGTTTCAAACTCCATACCCGTTCCGGCAAAAGAGTTCGAACGGAGCTGGAAAAATTGACGGAACGTTGGCTTAAATTGCCACAAGATAATCAAAAAAGGTGAGTTTTGCGGTATTGCAATTTTCCATATGTATCGTCTGATCTAAGGCTTCTGGCAATAATCTTAGGGCCTGCATACTTAGGTATATCGTTTAATAAAATTTTTAGGTCCGGAATCAAGCTATCTCCTAAATAAATTTTAACAAAATGATGAATCATTTCAACTCCAAGCATTGAATATTTATCCGGCCTTACAGGTATTAGAATATGAGTTGAAACTTCCAATGCACATTTGGTGAGAAAGGAAGTGGAGGGGTTACAATCAATTGTCACCAAATCATATTTTTTTCTTGCGGCATCTACAAATTTTATAAATGGTTTTCTTGGTATTCTTAACTCATTGCTTCCTTTAAGATTCAGTTTTGCTAAATCGAAATCTCCCGCAAGGAGGTGAAGAGTCTTTTCTACAGACCCTCCATCTCCATCACTAACCGTCAGTTTTTTTAGTTTTGTTACGAGGCTTTCTATCTCAGGTATATTCAGATGATAATCTTCCGAAACAGCAAATACACTATCAGGAGATTCGTGTTGAAAGACGCTGTATATAGTTTTTTTCTCTGTAAGAATATTATCATACTTTGCTCTTGTCATTAATAATTGTGTCAAATTGAATTGAGGGTCAATATCAATAAGTAAGGTATTTATTTTTTTTGTTCTATAAACTTCTCTAAAAAGGTTGCCAGAAATAGTTGTTTTTCCAACAATCCTTTCATATTGAGTACGGAAATGACAGGGGCTAAATTTTTCTTTTTTTTTGCCAATAGAACTCCTGCTTCAAAACATTTTATTTGTTTTAATCTATACCTCGTTAAGCTAATTGTTGAAATTTGCAAAAAATCAACTTTATTTGGAGATAATCATTCATGGCCTGGAAATGCAAGATTAAACTTTATACATACTTAAGTTGAATGAGGACCGGTATTTATCAACCCCCGAGAGCCTTGCCTCTATGGCGTTGACTTGTTCTGCCAGTAGTGACCAGATAAAAATGTGACCCAGCGACACATTGTATTTAAATTGACCTGTCCAATTTTCCTGATTTTTACGGTTTCTTAGGATAGGAATTGGGAGTTGACTATGTCTGTAATCAAACGCCAAAACCCTTGCCTAAAAAGGTGTTTACTTTTTTCACTATTCCTGTCTGGGCTAAATTCAACCGGCCATTGGCTATCTAAAATTTCATTTTAAGGAGTGATGTTGTAGCGCGTGTTTGAGGACATGCTTCGTGCATCCCGGTCTTCCAACTCCCAGGTTTTTCCTTTCAAATAAAAGATAAAGTCTACGCTCCGTTCTAATGGCTTATTGGCCGCATCCCTGTATTTAAAAAGGACCTCCACCCTCACTTTATTCGACTTGTCGTTATATGTCTTTTTTATAGGCCTCACGTTATCCAGCTTCCAGCGGTAGCCTTTTTGGCCGGATTCCCCATGGATAGATTTCCAAGCGTAGCGGATTTCGTTTTCTATGGTTTCATTAGATATTTCAGGCTCTTTTGAGCATCCTCCAATCAACAATGCTGCCGTTATCCAGATTATTAATATCTTGAATCCTATTTTTACTCGCATAAGATACCTCTCTGATCTTATATACGCATAAAACGTTTAAGTTGTTTATTGTCAAATGCCCAACGCATTGCCGTAAGTAGCGCCGGTTTCTTTTTACAACGTTTGTTCATAGATTGTTTCCTGATACTCGATGATCGAGTGATACCAAATTTAGGAACGGATTTTAAATAACTTGCCCATTTTGATATATCCGGGAGCGCAGGCGTCCCGCCTGCAGTAAAAATGCAGGCGGGACGCCCGCGCTCCCAGGTCAAGTTATTTCGGTCTCATTCCTTAACTTCATATCAGACGTGATTTTATAAGAATAAAGTAGAATGGACAAGTCTGAAACTATAAAACCTCAATGAGTTTGTTTGTCCGGTTTAATTAATAATCCTATGCAAACTATTCAAAATTCTTGCACATTCCGTCTATTCATGGATCGATAGCCCCTATTCAAAGGGCATTCGATGCTTTTGTTAAAACTCAGTCCTTAAAATTTTCCATCGGCTTATGTGGACCAATTTTTGTCAGGCATTAACCCAGTACAATACGGTTCAAATCAGCGGCCCAAGAATCTAAATACAACCGCAGCGGCAAGTGACACACATGCGCTCATCAAAAATAGACGGGCGCCATAGGCCTCATACAAATAGCCGTTCAGCAGAAAACCGGCCATCATGCCGAGGCCGTAAGAGACCGCATTGTTGGCTGCCTGCCCCAGGGTGCGCGTCTCCCCGGTTGAAAGCCGATCCATATACAGGATGGAGGCCACATGAAACGTCCCGTAGGTAAATGCATGAAGCACCTGGGCTATCATGATTTCACTCACTGTGACCGCACGCCATAACAGGCACCACCGGACTGCAGCAGCCAAACAGGAAAAGAAGATCACATTTTCAAGGGAGATATGTTTTAAAATCCTGCCGGAGTTGATCATAATAACGATCTCAGCGATGGAGGCCACAGCCCAGGTCGACCCGATAAAAAAGGGGCTATACCCCAACTCCTCCAGATAGATGGAATAAAATCCATAATAGGTCCCATGGCTGAAGAGCATCAGAAACGAACAGGTGAGAAAGGTCAGGGTCCGGGCATTTAGCAGTTCTTTGACCCCGGTATGAAATTTTTTCTTCCTTGCTTTCGCCTTGGGCATTGGAATCGAGAAGAGCGCCTGAAGCGTGTAACCGGCCAGAATGAGAGGAATAATGATATTGATGCTGAAAAGATCGGAAATTTTGCCCAGACTAAACACAACAAGGATAAAACTCACCGATCCCCAGGCACGAATCCGGCCATACCTGTTCTTGTCACCGCCCCCACTACCCAGTTCATCCATTGCAAAGGCTTCTATAAATGCAATGAGGGGGGCAAAGAAAATAGTGTGAAAAATGGTCACAATCACCATCCCCAAAAAATTATTGATATACAGAAAAAAGACCCAGATTGCGGCACTGAGGAAATTGAATAAAACGTAAATCGGTTTTCTCCATGCATACCAGTCGGCAACAATA comes from uncultured Desulfobacter sp. and encodes:
- a CDS encoding transposase, whose protein sequence is MAINVLPKTKTPKGEHAMRTRRVLYPETSEMYICELDQCPLCGEQLELSRYSSGHKIVQNLSSTVEVGYWPKQCDNPSCINYKRKWRSAEWQQIAPMHCTYGFDVITTIGWQRQTSRLTFEDIHSDLAGRIIISESQVRHLYQERYLPLLASQERTRWDELEQVSQEFGLILSLDGLAPEGGEPQLWVVRELQTGVTLRSGWLSEQGQHAFENFLRPIAETDLTVRAVLSDKQRGLLPAVNEIFPEARHALCQLHYLKNVAEPAASADETMKVKLRKTVRQNAGDIIRPEHVEQPGVLTVTGLLPSAVIENPAAEGKTEQHSVDQVEQERHSIVDALIRRVRYLLTLKGRPPFRMAGIEMYQGFRELCDCLEVFIAHIPDERLIRLQHGLSEALKCFTDDYDQLSEVADWLIHISTLLDPEENPYRTGDEVKNELVEYLDQLLEQNEDNPTLFIFASKICKTTGNYASGLFHTYDVPALPRTNNDRESEFRGLNQRLLRTTGQKGATKRMIQRSGAWELIPRPGSLEETISAFSSVDMDVFREERQRLRNHRSRFKLHTRSGKRVRTELEKLTERWLKLPQDNQKR
- a CDS encoding AAA family ATPase, with the protein product MSGNLFREVYRTKKINTLLIDIDPQFNLTQLLMTRAKYDNILTEKKTIYSVFQHESPDSVFAVSEDYHLNIPEIESLVTKLKKLTVSDGDGGSVEKTLHLLAGDFDLAKLNLKGSNELRIPRKPFIKFVDAARKKYDLVTIDCNPSTSFLTKCALEVSTHILIPVRPDKYSMLGVEMIHHFVKIYLGDSLIPDLKILLNDIPKYAGPKIIARSLRSDDTYGKLQYRKTHLF
- a CDS encoding MFS transporter, yielding MSHDKSLHLILKTQYFIYFGVLGIFLPYFNLYCHHLGFTSFEIGSLSALRTAITIVFSIGWSIVADWYAWRKPIYVLFNFLSAAIWVFFLYINNFLGMVIVTIFHTIFFAPLIAFIEAFAMDELGSGGGDKNRYGRIRAWGSVSFILVVFSLGKISDLFSINIIIPLILAGYTLQALFSIPMPKAKARKKKFHTGVKELLNARTLTFLTCSFLMLFSHGTYYGFYSIYLEELGYSPFFIGSTWAVASIAEIVIMINSGRILKHISLENVIFFSCLAAAVRWCLLWRAVTVSEIMIAQVLHAFTYGTFHVASILYMDRLSTGETRTLGQAANNAVSYGLGMMAGFLLNGYLYEAYGARLFLMSACVSLAAAVVFRFLGR